The Methanoplanus sp. FWC-SCC4 genome has a window encoding:
- a CDS encoding PP2C family protein-serine/threonine phosphatase, with protein MDYSGLSVAGKRVYNEDCYLAVPVGNGILLAVADGLGGHAAGDVASKMAVEVLRRVFCESYRDGMSETEKTAILKSAFKEADARIMDEAEGDRLGMGTTLVAAYVEDGFAIVANTGDSRFYKMSGDLLEQITVDHSLVQDLVRRGLVDAGSARFHPMKHVINHSLGGDFAVDVFSVHLSENDRIMLSSDGLHDYLDSGLIAKCLNSGKSANESAKNLVKAALDTSDDNITVVVMIVG; from the coding sequence ATGGATTACAGCGGATTATCGGTTGCCGGAAAAAGAGTCTACAATGAAGACTGTTATCTTGCGGTACCTGTGGGAAACGGCATCCTTCTTGCGGTTGCAGACGGCCTGGGCGGGCATGCTGCTGGTGATGTTGCGTCCAAAATGGCTGTTGAAGTCCTTCGGAGAGTCTTTTGCGAAAGCTACCGGGACGGGATGAGTGAAACTGAAAAAACGGCGATTCTCAAATCCGCATTTAAGGAGGCTGACGCCCGTATCATGGATGAGGCAGAAGGTGATCGTCTTGGTATGGGGACGACGCTCGTTGCGGCTTACGTGGAGGACGGTTTTGCAATCGTTGCAAATACTGGCGATTCGCGTTTTTACAAAATGAGCGGTGATCTGCTTGAACAGATAACCGTTGATCATTCGCTTGTGCAGGATCTTGTCAGAAGGGGCCTTGTTGATGCCGGTTCTGCAAGGTTTCACCCGATGAAGCATGTGATCAACCATTCTCTCGGGGGTGATTTTGCAGTGGATGTCTTCTCTGTTCACCTCTCAGAAAACGACAGGATCATGCTTTCAAGCGACGGCCTGCATGATTACCTTGACAGCGGTCTGATTGCAAAATGCCTCAATTCCGGGAAAAGTGCGAATGAATCTGCAAAAAATCTCGTAAAGGCCGCTCTTGATACTTCTGATGACAATATTACAGTAGTTGTAATGATTGTCGGATGA
- a CDS encoding FHA domain-containing protein: MNMNEDISENTIAISSDPDFYEDLSEYLNVLSNSTRLRILKLIEHHPKEVREIAREIDTSYENTKKHLDKLLKTGIVKKEAGMGRQTSKGSLPVWKYSMISGGMESIIRNLSIFSNIDVRIGEEELRSKIDEVNGLLASEYGSDIPVIVILGGDEDGKAYPLKKDEVRIGREDLSSPEYAASEYAIVLSAGYEAVTRVSKPHGRFVLRNGQWYYEDCKSTGGTFINNRQIPPGKEVPVNNGDMLDLARGAKGARLIFNMT; the protein is encoded by the coding sequence ATGAATATGAATGAGGATATTAGTGAAAATACGATTGCTATCTCAAGTGATCCAGATTTTTATGAAGATTTGTCTGAATACCTAAACGTTCTCTCAAACTCTACCAGGCTTAGGATACTCAAACTTATTGAGCACCATCCAAAAGAAGTCCGTGAGATTGCAAGGGAGATTGACACGAGTTACGAGAACACAAAAAAACACCTTGACAAGCTTTTAAAGACGGGAATTGTCAAGAAAGAGGCAGGAATGGGGAGGCAGACATCAAAGGGCAGCCTTCCGGTATGGAAGTACTCGATGATCTCCGGCGGAATGGAGAGCATAATCCGAAACTTAAGCATATTCAGCAACATCGATGTAAGAATCGGGGAAGAAGAACTCCGTTCAAAGATCGATGAGGTGAACGGGCTTCTCGCATCGGAGTACGGCTCTGATATACCTGTTATTGTCATCCTCGGCGGTGATGAGGACGGGAAGGCATATCCGCTCAAAAAAGATGAAGTCAGGATCGGACGTGAGGATCTATCGTCCCCTGAATATGCTGCATCAGAGTATGCCATTGTTCTTTCGGCCGGTTATGAGGCGGTAACAAGGGTCTCAAAACCTCACGGCAGGTTTGTCCTTAGAAATGGGCAGTGGTATTATGAAGACTGCAAAAGCACCGGCGGTACGTTTATCAACAACAGGCAGATTCCTCCCGGAAAGGAAGTTCCGGTTAATAACGGGGATATGCTTGATCTGGCACGCGGTGCAAAGGGTGCAAGGTTAATCTTCAATATGACCTGA
- a CDS encoding protein kinase domain-containing protein: MGEGFRNSLNENKRHVSGFFPFIVLSLVLFSIFILPAAAGEISIGDNHYLTIGDALNSASPGDTIFVGSGSYDGNFAINKPVQLIGIDSGGGMPRIDTMAGVAGLTLNANNIVIEGFSISGDSDSAILVNSNDNLIIKNDITKTPVGITVYSSSGTVLTQNTIRGHRVRLYIDKSENIEVYLNNFENIINAKSLSPSVIWSTRMSEYYYGGMNYTSGLGNYWNDYVGIDNDGNGIGDIPYDPYQTSGQNNLTSNQLFRDKNYLNTISSGSIYWDNMVLTTGYLIDKYPLVEHNSMYIPVFDFKTGEIYSQNITGGYAFIRGDINPEGAWWLGQSPFEIIFVMFLISTVSAGLLVLVGGTGSLHSVRRTRKSEIFFFTAGYSLLAVALLYAVISYVSFPFLFLSQDLMIIQLMFVFMTTYLVSSSLFLGIGFAKSKVPVLLNAIHGYLAVISALLFIFIYMAGGAGFDPVIMLVYPSVLILSGLIPFVFRHLFRDSFMGWKKDKKRIIRDTTWIPSRDPDSTQVFPGEEDIMNSSLGSSYFPASLKERYDHVEFVGKGGIARVFKAVRRTDGQIVAVKVPISFDETTGRLFMKEMRIWEDLDHPNIVKLYSVNILPVPFVEMEFVRKSLSDVELPLSKREAVSIIEGIAEGLSYAHSRHIIHRDIKPQNILISDDGTPRITDWGLGKIMGDGHETTVVGFSLNYAAPEQIAPKKFGKPDERTDIYQIGVLFYELLIGMRPFFGVGVGEMSDEIMNRIPMKPSENKPEDIIFDDIIMRMLEKEPSMRYQSVEDMLRDLRALEDKIPDESQGHF, translated from the coding sequence ATGGGTGAAGGATTCAGGAATTCTCTGAATGAGAATAAAAGACATGTTTCAGGGTTTTTCCCGTTCATTGTACTTTCACTCGTATTATTTTCAATCTTCATACTTCCAGCCGCTGCCGGAGAGATAAGTATTGGAGACAATCATTATCTGACCATAGGTGATGCCCTGAATAGTGCATCCCCCGGGGACACCATTTTTGTAGGCAGCGGCAGTTACGATGGGAATTTTGCAATAAATAAACCCGTCCAGCTTATAGGTATTGATTCAGGCGGGGGAATGCCTCGTATTGATACTATGGCCGGTGTCGCGGGACTGACACTGAACGCCAACAATATAGTTATTGAGGGGTTCAGCATATCCGGGGATTCGGACAGTGCAATTCTGGTAAATTCCAATGATAATCTTATAATAAAAAATGATATTACAAAGACACCTGTAGGAATAACGGTTTATTCGTCATCTGGAACAGTTCTTACACAGAACACTATAAGAGGGCACAGGGTCCGCCTTTACATAGACAAATCCGAAAATATTGAAGTTTATCTGAACAATTTTGAGAACATAATCAATGCCAAGTCGCTTTCGCCGTCTGTCATCTGGTCTACCCGGATGTCTGAATATTATTACGGGGGTATGAATTATACTTCAGGTCTTGGAAACTACTGGAATGATTATGTCGGTATTGATAATGACGGAAACGGGATCGGCGATATCCCTTATGATCCTTATCAGACCTCTGGTCAGAATAATCTGACCTCAAATCAGCTTTTTAGGGACAAAAATTATCTGAATACTATTTCATCGGGAAGTATCTACTGGGATAATATGGTGCTTACAACAGGGTACCTTATTGACAAATATCCCCTGGTCGAGCATAACTCGATGTACATCCCGGTGTTTGATTTTAAAACCGGTGAGATATATTCTCAAAATATAACCGGCGGCTATGCTTTTATAAGGGGTGACATAAATCCGGAGGGTGCGTGGTGGCTTGGACAGTCCCCGTTTGAGATAATATTTGTGATGTTTCTGATCTCAACCGTCTCTGCCGGTCTTCTGGTGCTTGTTGGCGGCACAGGTTCGCTTCATTCAGTAAGACGTACCCGTAAAAGTGAGATATTCTTCTTTACCGCAGGTTATTCCCTGCTTGCCGTGGCGCTTTTGTACGCGGTTATCTCATATGTCTCCTTTCCCTTCCTGTTCTTATCGCAGGATCTCATGATAATTCAGCTCATGTTTGTTTTCATGACGACATATCTTGTGTCTTCCTCGTTATTTCTTGGGATTGGGTTTGCGAAATCAAAGGTTCCTGTTCTTCTTAATGCAATCCACGGATATCTGGCAGTAATCTCCGCCCTGCTTTTCATCTTTATATACATGGCCGGGGGAGCAGGGTTTGATCCTGTAATAATGCTTGTATACCCGTCTGTTCTGATTCTTTCAGGGCTTATACCGTTTGTCTTCAGGCATCTTTTCAGGGACAGTTTCATGGGATGGAAGAAGGACAAAAAGCGGATAATCCGTGACACCACCTGGATTCCCTCACGTGATCCGGATTCAACGCAGGTATTTCCGGGAGAGGAGGATATCATGAACTCTTCGCTTGGAAGTTCGTATTTCCCGGCTTCGTTAAAGGAGAGGTATGATCATGTGGAGTTTGTCGGAAAGGGGGGGATTGCAAGAGTCTTTAAGGCTGTCAGGAGGACTGACGGGCAGATCGTTGCAGTGAAGGTTCCGATAAGCTTTGATGAAACAACAGGCCGTCTTTTTATGAAGGAGATGAGGATATGGGAGGATCTCGATCACCCGAATATAGTGAAGCTTTACTCGGTGAACATTCTTCCTGTGCCTTTTGTCGAGATGGAGTTTGTGAGAAAGTCACTTTCGGATGTTGAGCTTCCTCTTTCAAAAAGGGAAGCGGTTTCCATCATTGAGGGTATTGCCGAGGGACTTTCCTATGCACACTCCCGGCACATAATCCACCGTGACATAAAACCGCAGAATATTCTCATTTCGGATGACGGGACTCCGAGGATTACAGACTGGGGTCTTGGAAAGATTATGGGAGACGGGCATGAGACGACTGTTGTCGGCTTTTCACTGAATTATGCGGCACCAGAGCAGATTGCACCAAAAAAATTTGGAAAGCCGGATGAGAGGACTGATATATACCAGATCGGTGTTTTGTTCTATGAACTTCTTATCGGAATGAGGCCGTTTTTTGGTGTCGGTGTCGGTGAGATGAGTGATGAAATAATGAACAGAATCCCGATGAAGCCTTCAGAGAATAAGCCTGAGGATATCATTTTTGATGACATCATTATGAGGATGCTTGAAAAGGAGCCTTCGATGCGTTACCAGAGTGTTGAGGATATGCTCAGGGATTTAAGGGCACTTGAGGACAAAATCCCTGATGAGAGTCAGGGACATTTCTGA